From a region of the Microterricola gilva genome:
- a CDS encoding ROK family protein → MGSVDTLIVAGIDIGGTKISALLVDRLGTVLASGTVRAPASEGGDAMSAAAAGLVRALEAETGTVVAAAGVGAAGVIDPETGTITAASESFTDWVGFPLAVDLGARLGIGVAVDNDVNAFLHGEMSYGAVAGSSDAIGIMLGTGVGGAIAMGGDVFVGPRGAAGEIGHTPGYSEIVCTCGQRGHLETLASGRSIGARYSERNGGIVTDSALFVAEKARAGDPAAIATFDAAGEAIGMAIATAVNLLDVQDVVIGGGVRGAWDLLEPALNATLLDNQPVSGYPLVVVPSALGGHSVALGAAALAWRLLDRGATANTMNVNDLVRNAL, encoded by the coding sequence TCGGCACTCCTCGTCGACCGGCTCGGCACGGTGCTCGCAAGCGGCACGGTGCGGGCGCCGGCCAGCGAGGGCGGCGACGCGATGAGCGCAGCCGCCGCCGGGCTGGTGCGCGCGCTTGAAGCGGAAACCGGGACCGTCGTCGCGGCCGCCGGCGTCGGAGCGGCCGGGGTCATCGACCCGGAAACGGGCACCATCACCGCCGCATCGGAATCCTTCACCGACTGGGTCGGCTTCCCCTTGGCCGTCGACCTCGGCGCCAGACTCGGCATCGGCGTCGCCGTCGACAACGACGTGAACGCCTTCCTGCACGGGGAGATGAGCTACGGCGCGGTCGCGGGCAGCAGTGACGCCATCGGGATCATGCTCGGCACCGGAGTCGGTGGCGCCATCGCCATGGGCGGCGACGTCTTCGTCGGCCCGCGCGGCGCGGCAGGCGAGATCGGTCACACCCCTGGCTACAGCGAGATCGTCTGCACCTGCGGCCAGCGCGGCCACCTGGAGACGTTGGCATCCGGTCGCTCGATCGGCGCGCGCTACAGCGAACGGAACGGCGGCATCGTCACCGACTCCGCGTTGTTCGTTGCCGAGAAGGCCCGGGCGGGCGACCCGGCCGCGATCGCCACGTTCGACGCGGCGGGCGAGGCGATCGGCATGGCCATCGCGACGGCCGTCAACCTCCTCGATGTCCAGGATGTCGTCATCGGCGGTGGTGTGCGCGGGGCCTGGGATCTGCTCGAACCGGCCCTCAACGCGACGCTGCTCGACAACCAGCCGGTCTCCGGCTACCCGCTCGTCGTCGTGCCGAGCGCGCTTGGCGGCCATTCGGTCGCCCTCGGCGCCGCCGCGCTGGCCTGGCGCCTGCTCGATCGCGGCGCGACCGCGAACACCATGAACGTGAACGACCTCGTAAGGAACGCACTGTGA